The proteins below come from a single Salinilacihabitans rarus genomic window:
- a CDS encoding GYD domain-containing protein — protein sequence MPAYVSLVDTADRDVQNAQELASIWGEIRTEFEEHEAELVDSYAILGEHDFLVIFEAPDREAAFRSALTLRRHDLSAQTMAIVDTADFAHYVDDI from the coding sequence ATGCCCGCGTACGTCTCGCTCGTCGACACCGCCGACCGCGACGTCCAGAACGCCCAGGAACTCGCGTCGATCTGGGGCGAGATCCGGACGGAGTTCGAGGAGCACGAGGCCGAACTGGTCGACTCCTACGCGATCCTCGGCGAGCACGACTTCCTCGTGATCTTCGAGGCGCCCGACCGCGAGGCGGCGTTCAGGTCGGCGCTGACGCTGCGCCGGCACGACCTCTCGGCCCAGACGATGGCGATCGTCGACACGGCCGACTTCGCCCACTACGTCGACGATATCTGA
- the metG gene encoding methionine--tRNA ligase: protein MSTDEFPTDRPAVVTCGLPYANGDLHIGHLRGYIGADAFNRALNTLGQQSIYVCGSDMHGTPVAVNAEQEGIDPEEFALRWHEQYRETFPQFDVEFDNYGHTHDETNTELTTEIVRTLDEEGYVYEKEIQVAYDPEADQYLPDRYVEGTCPYCGAKARGDECDEGCQRHLEPGEVEDPRSSITGNPAEYRERAHKFFRVSEFEEYLTEFLDDLEGTSNARNQPRQWIEDGLQDWCITRDMDWGIDYPGEDGDDLVLYVWVDAPIEYISSTRQYSERVGEDEYDWEEVWTDEGEIVHVIGRDIIQHHTIFWPAMLEGAGYNAPRGIAATGFITINGKGLSTSRNRAIWAKEYLDEGFHPDLLRYYLTTTGGLQQDVDFSWSAFREKVNGELVGTIGNFWYRSLLFAHRNYDGTPDAAVSEEVRERIEGAVGEFREAVNDYSLRGVGGAAARLAGFGNEYIQRNEPWKLVDDDPETAARVIRDCVQIAKAVAVLLEPIAPGKARALWEQLGEEGDVADAGLEAALAAPPRTFDEPDELFEKIEDDRVAELEAKLEARVEEASADETETESHDATADEDEGVTDELEPLTDDRIDFEHFQDVDLRVGRIEVAEGIEDADELARLEVDVGFETRQIVAGIKQLHDLDELAGKKCVVVANLEPAELFGYESNGMVLAAGEEADLLTTHGDAVPGERVR from the coding sequence ATGAGCACCGACGAGTTTCCGACGGACCGCCCCGCGGTCGTGACCTGCGGGTTGCCCTACGCCAACGGCGACCTGCACATCGGTCACCTCCGCGGGTACATCGGCGCGGACGCGTTCAACCGCGCCCTGAACACGCTGGGCCAGCAGTCGATCTACGTCTGCGGGTCGGACATGCACGGCACGCCCGTGGCCGTCAACGCCGAACAGGAGGGGATCGACCCCGAGGAGTTCGCGCTGCGCTGGCACGAACAGTACCGGGAGACGTTCCCGCAGTTCGACGTCGAGTTCGACAACTACGGCCACACCCACGACGAGACCAACACCGAACTCACGACGGAGATCGTCCGCACGCTGGACGAGGAGGGCTACGTCTACGAGAAGGAGATCCAGGTCGCCTACGATCCCGAGGCCGACCAGTACCTCCCCGACCGCTACGTCGAGGGGACCTGTCCCTACTGCGGCGCGAAGGCCCGCGGCGACGAGTGCGACGAGGGCTGTCAGCGCCACCTCGAACCCGGCGAGGTCGAGGACCCGCGGAGTTCGATCACCGGCAACCCCGCGGAGTACCGCGAGCGCGCCCACAAGTTCTTCCGCGTCTCCGAGTTCGAGGAGTACCTCACCGAGTTCTTGGACGACCTCGAAGGGACGTCGAACGCGCGCAACCAGCCCCGCCAGTGGATCGAGGACGGCCTCCAGGACTGGTGTATCACCCGCGACATGGACTGGGGGATCGACTACCCCGGCGAGGACGGCGACGACCTCGTGCTGTACGTCTGGGTCGACGCCCCGATCGAGTACATCTCCTCGACCAGACAGTACAGCGAGCGCGTCGGCGAAGACGAGTACGACTGGGAGGAGGTCTGGACGGACGAGGGCGAGATCGTCCACGTCATCGGCCGGGACATCATCCAGCACCACACCATCTTCTGGCCGGCGATGCTCGAAGGGGCCGGCTACAACGCACCCCGGGGAATCGCCGCGACCGGCTTCATCACGATCAACGGCAAGGGCCTCTCCACGAGTCGCAACCGCGCCATCTGGGCGAAAGAGTACCTCGACGAGGGCTTTCACCCCGACCTCCTGCGGTACTACCTGACGACCACGGGCGGCCTCCAGCAGGACGTCGACTTCTCGTGGTCGGCGTTCCGGGAGAAGGTCAACGGCGAACTGGTGGGCACGATCGGAAACTTCTGGTACCGGTCGCTGCTGTTCGCCCACCGCAACTACGACGGCACGCCGGACGCCGCGGTCTCCGAGGAGGTCCGCGAGCGCATCGAGGGCGCCGTCGGCGAGTTCCGCGAGGCGGTCAACGACTACTCGCTGCGCGGCGTCGGGGGGGCCGCCGCGCGCCTCGCGGGGTTCGGCAACGAGTACATCCAGCGCAACGAGCCCTGGAAGTTAGTCGACGACGACCCCGAGACGGCCGCGCGGGTCATCCGCGACTGCGTCCAGATCGCCAAGGCCGTCGCCGTCCTGCTCGAACCGATCGCGCCCGGCAAGGCGCGGGCGCTGTGGGAGCAACTCGGCGAGGAGGGCGACGTCGCCGACGCGGGCCTCGAAGCCGCCCTCGCGGCCCCGCCGCGGACGTTCGACGAACCGGACGAACTCTTCGAGAAGATCGAGGACGACCGCGTCGCCGAACTCGAGGCGAAACTCGAAGCGCGCGTCGAGGAGGCGAGCGCGGACGAGACGGAAACCGAAAGCCACGACGCCACGGCGGACGAAGACGAGGGCGTGACCGACGAACTCGAACCGCTGACCGACGACCGGATCGACTTCGAACACTTCCAGGACGTCGACCTCCGCGTCGGCCGCATCGAAGTAGCCGAGGGCATCGAGGACGCGGACGAACTCGCGCGCCTCGAGGTCGACGTCGGCTTCGAGACCCGCCAGATCGTCGCGGGCATCAAGCAACTACACGACCTCGACGAACTGGCCGGAAAGAAGTGCGTCGTGGTCGCGAACCTCGAACCCGCCGAACTGTTCGGCTACGAGTCCAACGGAATGGTCCTCGCGGCCGGCGAGGAGGCCGACCTGCTGACGACCCACGGCGACGCCGTTCCGGGCGAGCGGGTCCGGTAG
- a CDS encoding sodium-dependent transporter, producing the protein MSSEVTRETWASRAGFILAAVGSAVGLGNVWRFPFQVAQEGGGAFLAIYLLFVLTVGFPAILAEFVVGRHTKRNPVSAVAELGGGAWRYVGWIFVVTGVIILSYYSVVASWTLRYVLFGLGDGYVSDVAAAGAQFDAVATGLDAVGFHALFMLAAITVVAAGIERGIELTVKVMVPAIVVVAVGMAVYAFTLDGAGAAYAYYLAPDVEVIAADWRSILPAAAGQAFFTLSLGMGTMVTYASYLGEDRNLAADGAVIVGLDTLIALVVGLIVFPVFFTAGVDPADPGPGAIFVGLTSAFADVPFGRLVGLAFFVTVAVAALSSAISILEVAVSFLVDERGIDRKVATLGVGGGVFLLGVPSALDLVLLDLFDTFADRVLLVAGALLLVVLVGWLAADVAREELEKGIGDLGPYGDAWIWLVRLPVAITLVVALVLGVSEYVEFLTGDFADWLAALR; encoded by the coding sequence ATGAGTAGCGAAGTCACGCGGGAGACGTGGGCGTCCCGGGCGGGGTTCATCCTCGCCGCCGTCGGGAGCGCCGTCGGCCTCGGGAACGTCTGGCGGTTCCCGTTTCAGGTGGCCCAGGAGGGCGGCGGCGCGTTCCTCGCGATCTACCTGCTGTTCGTCCTCACCGTCGGCTTCCCCGCGATCCTCGCCGAGTTCGTCGTCGGTCGACACACGAAGCGCAACCCGGTCAGCGCCGTCGCCGAACTGGGCGGCGGCGCGTGGCGGTACGTCGGCTGGATCTTCGTCGTGACCGGCGTCATCATCCTCTCGTACTACAGCGTCGTCGCCAGCTGGACGCTCCGGTACGTCCTGTTCGGCCTCGGCGACGGCTACGTCAGCGACGTGGCCGCCGCGGGCGCGCAGTTCGACGCGGTCGCCACCGGCCTCGACGCCGTCGGCTTCCACGCGCTGTTCATGCTCGCGGCGATCACCGTCGTCGCCGCGGGCATCGAGCGCGGGATCGAACTCACGGTGAAGGTGATGGTCCCCGCGATCGTCGTCGTCGCCGTGGGGATGGCGGTCTACGCGTTCACCCTCGACGGCGCCGGCGCCGCCTACGCCTACTACCTCGCGCCGGACGTCGAGGTCATCGCCGCCGACTGGCGCAGCATCCTCCCCGCCGCGGCCGGACAGGCCTTCTTCACCCTCTCGCTGGGGATGGGGACGATGGTCACCTACGCCTCCTACCTCGGGGAGGACCGCAACCTCGCGGCCGACGGCGCCGTCATCGTCGGCCTCGACACGCTGATCGCGCTCGTCGTCGGCCTGATCGTCTTCCCCGTCTTCTTCACCGCCGGCGTCGACCCCGCAGACCCCGGCCCCGGCGCGATCTTCGTCGGCCTCACGTCCGCGTTCGCCGACGTGCCGTTCGGCCGCCTCGTCGGACTGGCCTTCTTCGTCACCGTCGCCGTCGCGGCGCTGTCGAGTGCGATCAGCATCCTTGAGGTCGCCGTCTCCTTCCTCGTCGACGAGCGGGGGATCGACCGGAAAGTCGCCACGCTCGGCGTCGGCGGCGGCGTCTTCCTGCTCGGAGTCCCCAGCGCGCTCGACCTCGTCCTGCTCGACCTCTTCGACACGTTCGCCGACCGGGTCCTGCTGGTCGCCGGCGCCTTGCTGCTCGTCGTCCTCGTCGGCTGGCTCGCCGCCGACGTCGCCCGCGAGGAACTCGAAAAGGGCATCGGCGACCTCGGTCCCTACGGCGACGCCTGGATCTGGCTCGTCCGACTCCCCGTCGCGATCACGCTGGTCGTCGCGCTCGTGCTCGGGGTCTCCGAGTACGTCGAGTTCCTCACCGGCGACTTCGCCGACTGGCTCGCGGCGTTGCGCTGA
- a CDS encoding YgaP-like transmembrane domain codes for METNVGEFDRLARFAIGTLLLLVGVAALADALAVGTAVGAVALVVGVVLVATGATRSCLLYQIVGVDTCSR; via the coding sequence ATGGAAACAAACGTCGGTGAATTCGACCGTCTCGCACGATTCGCGATCGGAACGCTCCTCCTCCTCGTCGGCGTCGCCGCCCTCGCCGACGCCCTCGCCGTCGGGACGGCGGTCGGCGCCGTCGCGCTGGTCGTCGGGGTCGTCCTCGTCGCGACCGGCGCGACCCGGTCGTGTCTGCTGTACCAGATCGTCGGCGTCGACACGTGTAGCCGCTGA
- the mfnA gene encoding tyrosine decarboxylase MfnA, giving the protein MQAEPQAFDRVLSSMCTEPHPAAREAAERFLATNPGDPGTYPRVAALEEEAVALLGEIASLGEPAGYVASGGTEANLQAARIARERADGATPNVVMPESGHFSFHKAADVLGVELRIVPTDDDRRADVEAVRASVDEDTAAVIGVAGSTEYGRVDPIPELGAIAREVGALLHVDAAWGGFVLPFTDYEWNFEHAPVDTMTIDPHKMGQAAIPAGGLLVREESLLDELAVDTPYLESTSQATLTGTRSGAGVASAVAAIEALWPDGYAAGYERARANAEWLAAALADRGYDVVEPTLPLVAADLPTETFEALRAEGWRISRTGSGELRVVCMPHVTREMLEAFVADVDRLAARPRAAVSGDD; this is encoded by the coding sequence ATGCAGGCCGAGCCGCAGGCGTTCGACCGGGTGCTCTCCTCGATGTGTACCGAACCACACCCGGCGGCGCGCGAGGCGGCCGAACGGTTTCTCGCGACGAATCCCGGCGACCCCGGCACCTACCCGCGGGTCGCGGCGCTCGAAGAGGAGGCCGTCGCCCTCCTCGGCGAGATCGCCAGCCTCGGGGAACCGGCGGGCTACGTCGCCAGCGGCGGCACGGAGGCGAACCTCCAGGCGGCGCGGATCGCCCGCGAGCGCGCCGACGGCGCGACGCCGAACGTCGTCATGCCCGAATCCGGCCACTTCAGCTTCCACAAGGCCGCGGACGTGCTGGGCGTCGAGTTGCGGATCGTCCCGACCGACGACGACCGACGCGCCGACGTCGAGGCCGTCCGCGCGTCCGTCGACGAGGACACCGCGGCCGTGATCGGCGTCGCCGGCTCCACGGAGTACGGCCGCGTCGACCCGATCCCCGAACTGGGCGCGATCGCCCGCGAGGTCGGCGCGCTCTTGCACGTCGACGCCGCGTGGGGCGGGTTCGTCCTCCCCTTTACCGACTACGAGTGGAACTTCGAGCACGCCCCCGTCGACACGATGACGATCGACCCCCACAAGATGGGGCAGGCCGCCATCCCCGCCGGCGGCCTGCTCGTCCGCGAGGAGTCGCTGCTGGACGAACTCGCGGTCGACACGCCCTACCTCGAATCGACCTCGCAGGCGACGCTGACCGGCACCCGCTCGGGCGCGGGCGTCGCCAGCGCCGTCGCGGCGATCGAGGCGCTGTGGCCCGACGGGTACGCCGCCGGCTACGAGCGCGCGCGGGCCAACGCCGAGTGGCTCGCCGCCGCCCTCGCCGACCGCGGGTACGACGTCGTCGAGCCGACGCTGCCGCTGGTCGCCGCCGACCTGCCGACGGAGACGTTCGAGGCGCTGCGGGCCGAGGGGTGGCGCATCTCGCGGACCGGATCGGGCGAACTGCGCGTCGTCTGCATGCCCCACGTCACCCGCGAGATGCTGGAGGCGTTCGTCGCCGACGTCGACCGCCTCGCCGCTCGCCCCCGGGCGGCGGTCTCGGGCGACGACTGA